The Streptomyces sp. YIM 121038 sequence GGCGGTCGGTGATCGTCCCCTCGACGGGGACGGGAAGCGGTGGCCGGTCGGTCCGGTAGCGCGGCGGAGGATTGACACTGTGCAGCTCGGGCGACCAGTAGGCCTTCACCCGGTACTGGCCGGACGCTGGCCGCAGCGAGATATAGTTGTGCAGGCCACCTGCTGCGGACAGGGGGCGGCGGGCGACCCCGGCAAGGCAGCGGTCGTAGAGGGCCGTGGGGTGGCCGAGCCGGGCGAGGACCTGATGAGTGTGCTGGCGGACCAGGTCGTCGCGCGATTCGCCGCCCCACAGCGGGACATAGAGTGTTGCGGAGCCTAGGGGGGTGTCCGGTGTGAGGGAGAGGCAGGTGACCGCCGGTTGAACATCGAAGTCCGGTCGGCCCCCGGTCGCCAGGCGGCAGAACTCCAGGATCTCCACCGCCTCGAACCCGTTTGGGGCAAGGAGCGCTGCAAGATCCTCGGAGCGCGCGCCGTAGTGCCGGAAATAGATCTTCGTGCGGGCCTCGGCGGCTGCCGTCAGGTCCAGGGAGAACAGGATGGGGCGGCTTCTGCCGAATCCGCCCCAGGCATGTGCCTGAACCGCCTGCCAGCTCGCCTCCAGCTGCAGCAGGGCCAGCGCCTGACGCATCAGACTCTGCGCCCGCTCCCGCCCCGTGACGGACGGATAGAACCACACCTTGCAACCCGCAAGCCCTGAGCGGGAGATCTCCGCCCCAAACATGGCGACGTGCCGCTGCGCGGCACCGGCGGGCAGAAAGATGCCAGCAACATCCATCCACTGATCCGCACGCGAGCTGTACCGATTCGCCAGACTCTCCATGACCCGGCGCGCTGCCAGCACCTGTCCTGCCGGGTCTCCTTCCGTCGCCATGGGTTCGATCGCGAACTGCAGTGACGGGTCAGGCCCACCGATCTCCGCGGCGAACTCGACGGGAGACCCGTCCGGGGAGACGTCCGACATCGGCAGCGCGGACACCGGCTTCTCGTTCCACGGATCAGTCAACTCGCGGAAGAGTTCCACGGCCAGGTCCGCATATGCGCCCAGGTCTAGACCGACTGCCAGCCGACGCAGTTGGAGCTCACACACTTCGGAGATTGTTCCCGTAAGCACAGTCATGGCCTGGTCCTCCCGAACAGGCGCGGCGCTCTCATCAAGAGAGGCGATTGAGCACCCGGTCAATATCGGCTACGTATCAGGGTCAGGAGAGTTTCCTGCTTCCACACAGCAGCACCACAGCAGCACCACAGCACACGACTCCCAGGATCACCTGTCGGATCGAGTTCGCAAAGGCGCACACCACTCACGATTGATGCGTACACGCACGACGAAGTGCGCCGTGTCGCACGCAACGCCGATCCGTCGGCAGCCGTGCTCCTGAACGGACACGGAGCGCACTAACGACCTCGCGCGCCCCGGGGCGCGTAGCCCGACACCCGGGTGTCGGGAAGGGAACGAATAACGACAGGCGTCGCAGGCGTCCAATGAGCTTCTTCGAGTTGGCCACCGATCAGGTGACGGCCTATAGCGCAGCGAGCGAGGCCCCCGGGATGTTGATCGAGATGTCTGACGTCTCAACCATGCTGCTCGGGGGCCTCGTTGGTCATCCATCCTGCCGCACTCGACCTGCCCCGTGCACTCGTGGAGTGGGTCACCATGCTCATTGTCACGCGTGAGGGCGACCGGCGCTGCAAGCTCCGCCCGTCTCAGCGCGCGATGGTGGCACCGGTGTACCTGCGCGAACACACCACCCTGGCGAAGATCGCTGCCGGGTTCGGGATCAGCCAGCCCACCGCCCACGCCTACACCAGCACGGTCATCCACCTGCTCGCCGAGCGTGCACCGGGACTGCTGAAGGTCCTGCGCGAGACCGGTCCCGACTTCGTCCTGCTGGACGGCACCCCCGCCGAGTGCGACCGGATCGGCGACGGACGAGCCGACTACTCCCACAAGCACCGCCGGCACGGGGGACAACTCCCCAAAGCGGCAATGATTCCTTTTGCTGCTGGAGCCCATAAATGCATCGCAGATGGCTTCGCCATCACCGAGATAACTACCGCGCTGGCGGTCGTCTGCTCCCGCTGGCGGCTGCGTCCGATGCCCGACTACGCCGTTCAAGAAATCGCGGCCGCCACCGTACACCCCAGCCGACTGCCAATGATCGCCGAAGCACGGTCTCCAACGACCGCAAGTACCTAGCTCCTTGACAGTTGGAGGAGATACGCCCGAAGGGCGCCCCCGCCCTTCGGGCGTATCTCCTCCAACTGCCTCGATGGCGTCTGTCTTGCCTCGCTTGCGTCGGGTGGCACGGTCGGGCTGGTTGATCTCGACGACGTCGATGCCTTCGCGGCGCAGGACCCGGGCCAGCGCGGTCCCGAGGGATCCGGTGCACTCGACACCCGCCCGCCGCAGCACACCGAACATCCTGCCCCAGGCCAGCAGTTGACGATATCCGGTGGCAGTTGCCGAGAACTCCTGGTGGGCGAGTGAGGCACCCAGGGTGGTGATGACGGCGGCGACGTGGATGTCCTTGTGGGTGTCCACTCCGAGGATCACCTCCTCCGCCGGGCCCGAGAGCCGCTGCGCGGGCAGCGTCGGCTGGGGCATGCTGGTGACGCGGTCACGAGGCTCCCTTGGACTGGTGTCACACAGACGGGGAAGCCGAACGGCCGCCAGCGGGGAGCACGAGGGCTCATCCAAGATTTCCGTGAAATCGGTCATGAAGCTGTCGCCGTTGTGACTCTGGGTGTTCGGCGACTGGCAGCCACGAGCAGGACGCGCTTCCGCAGCAACGGGAAGCCTGCACGTCCTGCCATCTGCCTCCTGATCGATTTCAGATCCGTGACTCGGCCTTCGACGATGCCCGAGCTTGAACGGACTGGTCAGGCCCTGGATGACGGCGTCGAGGTCGTTGCGGAGGTTGCGCGCGAAGCCGCGGATCACCGGAAGCTCGGCGTTCTCGGCTCGGTCGATCCAGCCGGGCAGTCGATAGGCGCCGTCCAGCCGGTCCATGATCTTGGCGAACTCCCGGACGTGAGCGGCGGTGTCGGCCAGCTCCGGGCAGCGGTCCGCGAGTTGCTTGAGGCGAAGGGATTCTTCACTGGTCAGGCCGTCGGGGTGACGGGTGAACCAGGTGGTGGCCTGGCGCACGGTCGGTGCCTCGGGCAGCCCGTTCAGCGGCGGGTTGGTTCCGCGCAGGGGTTCCAGCCAGCGGCGCACGCTGCGGGCGCTGCCGAGATAGCCGAGCTCGCGCAGTTCGCGGTGCAGCCGTCCGCTGTCGGTGCAGCCCTCGTTCCACCGCTGGTTGAGATAGGGGGCGTAGCGGGCGAGGCCATGGCGGCCGCGCCGAGGAGCGTTGCCGATGATGTCGTCGGTGGTGTCGGCTTGGGCGTAGCGGCGTACGGTCTTGCGGTCCAGGCCGAGTTGGGCGGCGGTGCGGTCGATACCGACACCCTTGTCGTAAAGGGCATGGACTTCGGCGTGCCGGCGCCGAGTCTGTGCGGCCTGCACTCCCTCCGTTCTGGCGGCCTTGGCAGGTGCGAGCCGGGGTTCGTTCGGCGGATCCAGGCAGCTGCGGTGTGCGCCGATGGCCTTCTCGACGGTGTCGCAGAGGTTCCGCCAGACATGCCACCGATCTGCGATCTGGACAGCGTCCGGGGCCGCGGCGGAGGCGGCCGAGGCATACGCCCCGGCACGGTCTCGGCAGATCGCCTCGATGCCCTCGCGTCCGGCGAGCCAGCGGGCGAAGGTGTCCGCTTCCCGGTCTTCCAGCAGGTCAACGGGTGCGCCGGTCTCGCAGTCCACCAACACGCTGCCGTACACGTACGAGCGTTTGAAGGCGAAATCGCCCACGCCGAGCACCCTCGGTGTCGGCGCGGGAGCGTCCGGCGTCAGCATGACCAGGCGCAGGATGGTGGTCCGGCTCCCCGGCGTGGGCAACAGCGCCGCGAGCCTCGCGCCCGGCAGGCCCGACAGCGCGATGCCGATCGCCGTGAGCAGACGGTGAAGAAGGGGCGTGCGCCTTTGGTACCGCCCCGTCAACCCTTCGGTCTGTTCGGCGAACGTCACCCGCTCGCAACGAGAGTTGTCACAGAACAAGCGCCGGACCACCAAGGCGATCACGACCATGCGCCCGCCAACCGCACCGTCGGCCACCGTGCGCTGGTATCCGCTGTGTCGCCGTCTCGATCGGGCCCCGCAGTCTGGACACGGCAGCGCCGCCTCGCCGCGAGTGCGCGCCGCGATGCGTAACATCCGCTCTCTACGCTCACTTGCTCCACCAGTACACCACTCAGGTGCGGCAACAGTGTCTTCAGCAGGTCCTCACACGGCCCTAGTACTCCAGTGGGACTTCGCCATTCCTGCTGGTCAGAGGCGTTCTTTCGAGCCTAGTGGGCTGATGGTGCGGCAGGGGCCGGTTCCGGGAAGGTGTCGTGGACGGCGGGCCGGGACGTGCAGGCTCGGGGCATGATGGCGGACTTCGTCACGGGACGCTGGGGTGCCGAGCTTGAGGACCTGTTCCTGCGGGTGAGCGGAAGGTTCGGCCGGGTCGAGGTGCGGCGCCGGATGCGGGATTACGTCCGGGGCCTGCTGGGTCCGGTCGGCCGCAAGAACAGCTGGCAGCTGGCCGAGTACGCCGGTCACAACGGCCCTTACGGACTCCAGCACCTGCTGTCGCGGAGCAAATGGGACCCCGACGAACTCCGGGACGACGTGCAGGAATACGTGGCCAAACGGCTCGGCGCCGCGGACGGCGTCCTGATCGTCGACGACACCGGATTCCTCAAGAAGGGCGTCGTCTCAGCCGGGGTGCAGCGGCAGTGCTCCGGCACGGCCGGGCGGACCGAGAACTGCCAGATCGGCGTGTTCGCCGCTTACGCCTCCAGCCGCGGACGGGCCTTGGTGGACCGGGAGTTGTATCTGCCCAAGTCGTGGACGAACGACCCGGACCGCTGCCGGGCCGCTCGCATCCCCGCTGAGCGCGGCTTCGCCACCAAGGGAGAACTCGCCCACACCCTGGTCCTGCGGGCCCTGGCCTCACCACTGCCGATCACCTGGGTGAGTGCCGACAGTCTCTACGGGCAGGAGTGGCGCTTTCGCCACCTGCTCGAGCAAGCCCAGGTCGGCTACGTGCTCGCGGTGCCCAAGTCCCAGCAGATCAAGTCGCTGTTCGGGATCTGGCGCATCGACCAGCTCATCGACGACGCCCCCACCGATGCCTGGCAGCAGTTGTCCTGCGGCAACGGCGCCAAGGGCCCGCGCGTCTACGACTGGGCCGCGGCGAAGCTGCCCGCCAACATCGTCTTCGACCCCGATCCGCCCACCCACGAGCGGTGGGTGCTGGCCCGCCGCAGCCTCAAGCGTCCCGACGAGATCGCCTACTACCTGGCCTACGCGCCCGTCGGCACTACGGTCGAGAAGCTGGTGGCCGTCGCCGGCTCCCGCTGGGCGATCGAGGAGTGCTTCCAGGCCGCCAAGGGCCAGTGCGGCCTCGACGAGTACGAGGTGCGACGCTATCCGGGCTGGTATCGGCACATCACCCTGGCCATGCTCGCGCACGCCTTCCTCGCCGCCATGGCCACCGCGGCAATCGAAAGGGGGGCGGCAGAAACGACACAGCCGACCTGGCCCCGCTCACCGTGGCTGAAGTCCGGCGCCTGCTGGCAGTTGTCGACCCCCGGCCCGCGCACCGCGGTGTCGGCGCACTGGCCTGGTCGCGCTGGCGCAGACACCACCAGGCCATCGCCCGCGCCTGCCACTACCGCAGACGCACCCGCGCCTGAAACACCTTCCCGGAACCGGCCCCTGCCGCACCATCAGCCCACTAGGCTCGAAAGAACGCCTCTGACCAGCAGGAATGGCGAAGTCCCACTGGAGTACTAGTGCTGCGTTCCCGTTTGGGGGGTAAATGTGCTGGTAGCGGGGCATGCGCGGATGCTCGGGGTGGGTGCTGAGCGATGGTGCTGTGGGCGCGGCCAGGCCGCGGCGAGGAAGAGCAGAAGATCGTGAACCGGCTGGTGCGGGCCCGGAAAGCGCCGCGCGATCTGTCGATGCGGGCCTGCATGGTTCAGCTGAGCTGGTCCGGACAGCGGGTGCCGGCGATCGCGGACACGTTGGGGTGCAGTGCCAAGACCGTGCGGCGCTGGCTGCACCGCTTCAACCGTCAGGGCATTGCTGGGCTGGAGGACCTGGGCGGGCAGGGCCGCAAGCGCCGGATCACCGAGCAGGAACGCTCTCGCATCATCGCGCTGGTCAGAGGGCTGCCACCGGGCCGACTGCGCTGGGAACCCGTCGGCGAGCTGTGGGCACCAGATGAGTTGGGCCCGGCGGAGTGGACCTTGTCCGCGCTGGCCGCTGCAGCCCAGGCCGGGGGAATCCAGGTCGGCCGTTCACAGGTCCGCCGGATCCTGTTGGCCGAGGGGGTGCGATGGCGTCGTCCCCGTTCGTGGACCCGCTCGCGTGATCCGGACGCCCCAAAAGGACGCGGATCATCGGCCTGTACACCAGTCCGCCGCCCGGCGCCACGGTCATCTGCGCCGACGAACTCGGTCCGGTGATCCCGCGTACGTTTCCACCCGCACCGGCCTGGTCGCGGATGGGCACCGGATCAAGTCCGAACTTGACTACGGACGCGGGCCGGAGAAGACCTGGGTCTTCGGCGGGCTGCGTATCCGTGACGGTCATGAGGTCACGATGACCGCACCATCGCGCAGCAGCGTCTGCTACCAGCAGTTCCTCGAGCGGGTCGAGCAGGCCAACCCGACCGGGACGATCTGGATCGTCACCGACAACCTGTCCGCGCACCGCAGTGTGTCCACCCGGGCCTGGCTGGAAGACCACCCGCGTATCCACCACGCGTTCATCCCCGTCGGCGCCTGCTGGCTCAACCTGCAAGAAGGCTGGTGGCGGCTGTTCCGCAAGGCCGCCCTCGCCGGTCGTTCCTTCTGCAATCCTCACGACATCACCTACGCCACCGAAATAGCCACCACCCAGCTCAACGCCCACGCCAGACCCTGGGTCTGGGGCCGACCGGCCCCTCCCACCCGCACACGCAAGCGTCGATATGTGTACGTCTTATGAGGAACGCAGCACTAGTGTCCACGGAGGTGTGACTGAGCGGCACGAGCGCATGGTGACACACTTCGATTTCACGGAAATCTTGGATGAGCTGCACGAGATGGCCATTGACACCTTCAACGCCGCCCTCATCGAGACCGAATAGCGACGTCACAGCCACACACAGGGCCCGACCGTCGCTGATGCACCGTCTGGTCTAACCTGCTGTGCCCTTGGTGGATGGCCAGGGCATGCTCAGCCGTATGGAAGCTCCATCGGTCGGGGCTTCAAGCGATGTCCCGGATCAGGGCAGGGTTCGGTTCACCATGTCCGTCCGTTCCTGCCCTGTCTGACCAAGATCAGTCACAGATGGAGATGTCATGCTCGCTCGCGCGCGTATCAGGGTCAGCCTGCTGGCAGCCACGGCTCTCGCTGCTGTGGTTTCTGTCCTGCCACCTCCTGCAATGGCGGCCCAACCGGCAGGAATGGAAACCTCTCAGGCTACCCGCACAGGAGATCCTTGTGATGGTTGCCTACCCGCTGAACACGATCTTTTTCCTAGTCTCTCAGTGTGGGCCAAGGACAATTGCGACGACGAATTTTCACAAACATGCTACGAGGCCTACCTAGTAGCTGCTGCGGCCACTCAAGAGGCTAGACCTGAGGTTGCGAAGCCATGTTTGTACCGGACTAGGGGAGAAACCGTCTTGTACAAGTATGAGGAGGAAAAGGCGATCGGGGGTGGCTATAAAGTCGTAGCCACTTCGGACAAGATTGCTGATCCCGGTCGGTGCATCACCGAGGTCGGAAAATATCTTCCCGATATGCATGACCGTCGACGGCGCTTCCTGCACCTCAAGGAGGACGAGACGAGGAGATATGATGACAGAGAGGTCTTCGTCCAGTTGGAGGAGGGGGTGGTGAAGTGTCCGAGTCAGGAGTGCACCAGGCTTGAGGAGAACCGAAAGAAGCCGAAATCCCAACGCTGCGAGGCCCGCGTAAGTGCGGCAAAGGGGCTGCTCTACCATTATGA is a genomic window containing:
- a CDS encoding helix-turn-helix domain-containing protein, which gives rise to MVLWARPGRGEEEQKIVNRLVRARKAPRDLSMRACMVQLSWSGQRVPAIADTLGCSAKTVRRWLHRFNRQGIAGLEDLGGQGRKRRITEQERSRIIALVRGLPPGRLRWEPVGELWAPDELGPAEWTLSALAAAAQAGGIQVGRSQVRRILLAEGVRWRRPRSWTRSRDPDAPKGRGSSACTPVRRPAPRSSAPTNSVR